Genomic DNA from Alphaproteobacteria bacterium:
GATCGAGCAGAAGCAGGGCTTTTTTGCCATCCTCAGACCATAGAATCTGGACTTTAAGCATTTGGCCACGTAATTCTGGCGCAAGATTTTTGCACTCATAGATCAACCGCGCATCTTTAATTGGCTGATTCACAGATCTGGGATCAACGGCATAGAAATAGGCATCAACACCATCATCTTCAAACGTCGCCATAAAAATATGATGAGGAGATTTTGAATCCAGCACAAAAGGCTCGCCCGGTAAAAACCGGCCCTCATATATGTGTTGATTAGAATAATCTTTCATCTGACAGTCCTATTTCATTCAATGTTTTTCAGTATAAAATTGATTTGTTAACAAAAATCAAAGAGTTATGCTCACACCACAAAGAGACGATACTGAATATACTTTATGCTAAGCACCTTCACTCGTCATTGCGAGGAAGGTGCTCGACTCCGTCGAGGACCGACGTGGCAATCTCCGTAGGCATAAGACACAAGATTGCCACGTCGCAACAAGTTGCTCCTCGCAATGACGGCAAAAAAACTCAGCAGCATGACTGACCTCTAAACCGCACTTATACCAAACGTCAGATTAAATCAGACAAATGGATTTAAAAGTGAGGCTGCGTAAGCCTATATTAATAGGTGCGCAAAGCCGAATCTTGCAAAATCCGTTTGGATCATTTAAAAATGACGTTCGGTATCAGCCTTTGACAACAAAACAAGCCGTATTCTTTTTCTTCAAAGTGCTGCACAAAGAAGCTGCTTCCTCTCGTGTAATTCTGCCGCCTTGAATACGATAGAATGTCCCTTTTTCAGGAATATTGACTTCATCGACGAACAACTCTAAAGACCGAAGCTCTGGGTTCATCTTTTGCAATCTTGCCCATTCTTCTTTACTGGCTTCACGCGTTTTCATTGAACCAAGCTGAACTCTAAACTGCGCGTCTGCTGATTTTGCTTGCGGTGCTGGCGCTGATTTTTCTATTTTAGGAGCGGCCATTGCCACTTTGTCATTTGCGACAGGCTCATCTTTTAGTGATCCTTTTTTCTCAATCACTTCAATATCTGGCGCGCGTCTTTGACGACCTGTTGTTTTTGAAAGCACATCATCAGAAATAGGATCAGACACCACCATTGGTTCACTTGATGCAACCTGTTTCGGTGGCTCATCAGCCGAATTGATATAAGGTGTGCTGTCAACTGATTTTAAGACAGGCTCATGAACTTCATCATCATCTTCATCTAGAATTTTTTGTTGTGTTTCTTCAGAATTCATAATGGCCTTGTTCAGATCAAATGGCGTTGATGTAACTTTCTCAGCAACAATAGCGCTCGAACTTGACATGCCCGGCTTATCCTTATGTTCAACCTGTAGCATATCGCGCGCTTGATTATCTGCAGGGCCTGATAATTTTTCAGCTTCTGTTGTCTCTGATGGGATCGCATCTCTTTTTTGAACGATCGGCTTTTCAGGCTCT
This window encodes:
- a CDS encoding DUF2251 domain-containing protein; amino-acid sequence: MKDYSNQHIYEGRFLPGEPFVLDSKSPHHIFMATFEDDGVDAYFYAVDPRSVNQPIKDARLIYECKNLAPELRGQMLKVQILWSEDGKKALLLLDQYPHAAIDFNAEKAYCRMGVPLVSMWNQDNFFWEDRLLRLF
- a CDS encoding SPOR domain-containing protein, with protein sequence MTTDQRREIKVDGDLNPHFNQQEVRFNNTQRLKTRPKQKGVNVKFIAIGMMVVGLVGFGVLTAVQYFAPDAGQVAEVPVLKADEKPDRIVPDEKGGVEIPHRDKAIFTRLKPGAGVNVEEVIIQEPEKPIVQKRDAIPSETTEAEKLSGPADNQARDMLQVEHKDKPGMSSSSAIVAEKVTSTPFDLNKAIMNSEETQQKILDEDDDEVHEPVLKSVDSTPYINSADEPPKQVASSEPMVVSDPISDDVLSKTTGRQRRAPDIEVIEKKGSLKDEPVANDKVAMAAPKIEKSAPAPQAKSADAQFRVQLGSMKTREASKEEWARLQKMNPELRSLELFVDEVNIPEKGTFYRIQGGRITREEAASLCSTLKKKNTACFVVKG